One window of Leguminivora glycinivorella isolate SPB_JAAS2020 chromosome 9, LegGlyc_1.1, whole genome shotgun sequence genomic DNA carries:
- the LOC125229541 gene encoding tetraspanin-1-like: MGMSRCYSLMKCLLILFNIVFLVIGLAACGLSVWALWEGGASASVGGSGAGDAAAARAGLCAVAAWGGALTLGAIAALWGAARDAPSLLAASFALLALCGVAEAAAACWGAAHLPQLRQALSQRLHYAVRNEYGHGAATQLLDTIQAELKCCGAEGARDWQSSMWSRAEAGASDAAPPQPEPDDIALDLSVTAPNSYYYVPPSCCLSASEGGDEASCMEARRVPAASGGAAGLHQAACAPKVIHALEAGARLPLAVGAALLALHALVLLLALALCLRARPAPRYKA; encoded by the exons ATGGGGATGTCGCGCTGCTATTCTCTTATGAAATGTTTGCTGATACTGTTTAACATCGTATTCCTG GTGATAGGCCTTGCAGCATGCGGGTTAAGCGTCTGGGCTCTCTGGGAGGGCGGAGCGTCCGCCAGCGTCGGCGGGTCCGGCGCCGGCGATGCCGCTGCGGCACGAGCTGGCCTCTGCGCTGTAGCGGCGTGGGGCGGGGCGCTAACTCTGGGCGCTATCGCTGCGTTGTGGGGAGCTGCGCGTGACGCTCCATCGCTATTGGCTGCGTCGTTCGCGCTTTTAGCGCTGTGTG GAGTGGCCGAGGCGGCAGCGGCTTGCTGGGGCGCGGCGCACTTGCCCCAGCTCCGGCAGGCGTTATCGCAGCGGCTACACTACGCCGTCCGTAACGAGTACGGCCACGGAGCCGCCACGCAGCTGCTCGACACCATCCAGGCAGAG CTGAAATGCTGCGGCGCAGAAGGCGCTCGCGACTGGCAGAGTTCAATGTGGTCCCGCGCCGAAGCCGGAGCCTCCGACGCGGCCCCTCCGCAACCCGAGCCCGACGATATAGCATTAGACCTGTCTGTGACCGCGCCTAACTCTTACTACTACGTGCCGCCTTCGTGTTGCTTG tcAGCCTCGGAAGGCGGGGACGAGGCGTCGTGCATGGAGGCGCGCCGGGTGCCCGCCGCGTCGGGGGGCGCCGCGGGGCTGCACCAGGCCGCCTGCGCGCCTAAAGTCATACACGCATTAGAG GCGGGCGCCCGGCTGCCACTAGCCGTCGGCGCGGCTCTGCTCGCGCTGCACGCGCTGGTCCTACTGCTGGCGCTGGCGCTCTGTCTGCGCGCGCGCCCCGCGCCGCGCTACAAGGCATAG
- the LOC125229801 gene encoding activity-regulated cytoskeleton associated protein 1-like → MANVNVSEKPAHEIFQELLIIKQKDNEPIDTFIAKKKALFAQLPYNLLESQKLDMIYSTLNDKIQEMVPRDAVQTFDELLEAAKPTQPKKRMRCNFCRHAGHTADECRKKAAPALRLDTDRIPAFWS, encoded by the exons ATGGCAAACGTGAACGTATCCGAGAAACCAGCTCACGAGATATTCCAAGAATTGCTTATTATTAAGCAAAAAGACAACGAGCCCATTGATACTTTCATAGCAAAGAAAAAAGCTTTATTTGCGCAACTACCCTACAACCTCTTAGAATCTCAAAAATTGGACATGATTTACTCGACCCTTAACGATAAAATACAAGAGATGGTTCCACGGGACGCGGTGCAGACTTTTGACGAACTTTTGGAAGCAGCGAAGCCCACCCAACCAAAAAAGCGCATGCGATGCAATTTTTGTCGTCATGCTGGCCACACGGCCGACGAATGCCGCAAGAAAGCTGCCCCTGCTCTCCGCTTGGACACA GATAGGATACCTGCATTTTGGTCCTAA